The Terriglobus sp. TAA 43 sequence TGAGTTTCTTCTTCGGTATGAAAGATCTTCAAAGAGAGAATCGACAGTCGATCCAAAATCATGCCTGGTGTCTCGGAATGCAACGGAGACTCAGGATTGGGTAAACTCACAGTAGTCAGCGCGGACATCAATGCGTTGTCCACTTTCTCTACCAGGTCGTTGCGACGTTGATTGGTTTGGTCGATCTCGCGCTTCACCTGGGCGATCACTGCATCGGTTGCGCCTGTGTCGCGTGCTCGATCTTCCAGGTGCCATAAGTCAAAGTTACTGCGATGTAAACGCAGCAATAAATCAGCGTCAGAAGCCTCTGAGTTAACAACGTGCCAGCTTGCTGTGTGTTCCGCAAAACGCAGCGTTTCCGCATGCGCATCAAGCAGATGTGTCATTTCTGGCGTGGGGTCGAAAGTGGAGTTGGCGTGTAGCATGCAGGTCAGAATGAGTGTAACGGGAACGGGCAGGAGTGCCACTATCAGCCGATCAGCGCGTAGGGTTCTGATTTATCGACTGGGAAGTTTAGGTGACACACTGGTGGCACTTCCATCGCTTCATCTGGTGGAACGCGCGTTCCCCATGGCGGATCGCAGACTACTGACAAACTTCCCTGTTTCAGGGAAGGCGCCTGCTGCTGCCGCGGTTCTGGGCGACTCCGGGCTCATCCACGGCTATGAGCGCTACACGGTAGGTACACGTAGCCCGTGGGAACTGCTGAAGCTTGTCTTTCGCATCCGTCGTTTCCGTCCGAACGCGATGGTCTACCTCATGGCGGCGCGCGGCACTGTCACCGCCGAGCGTGATCTGCGCTTCTTCCGCACAATCTGCGGTATCCGCAACGTCATCGGCATTCCCGTTACAGAAGACATGCAGCGTTGCCGCGTGGATGCGGCAGGCTTGTTAGAGCCAGAAGCTTCAAGACTGGCGCGTAACATCGGCGCCCTGGGCGAGGCATACCTGAACGAGTCTGCGAGCTGGGATATGCGGCTCTCAGACGATGAAGTTGCCGCTGCCGATCTTCTTCTGCAACCCGTAGCGCATATGCCGTGCATCGCCGTCAGTGTGGGAACTAAGGTGCAGGCAAAGGATTGGGGGCGCGATAACTGGCGCGCTCTACTGGCTCGAGTTGCAGACCTGTATCCGAACCACGGCCTCGTACTTGCCGGTGCTCCGGAGGAATCAGAGGCAAGCGAGTTTGCAGCCGATGGCTGGCGTTCTGTTGAGGGAGCCGGTCCTGTTGTGAATCTCTGCGGCAAGCTATCGCCGCGACAGAGTGCCGCTGCCTTCCGCAGATGCCGAGTCTTTCTCGGGCATGATAGCGGCCCGATGCATCTTGCAGCATCGGTGCAAACACCTTGCGTGGCCATCTTCGCAGCACGTAACAAGCCACGCATGTGGTTCCCATTCGGAAAACATCATCGTGTGATTTACCACCATGTGGACTGTTGGGGATGCGCTTTGGAGACCTGCATTGAACAAAAGCGCAAATGTCTGCTTTCTATCACCGTCGACGAAGTATTGGCTGCGCTTACGGCTACCATGAAGGTGTCCGTCGCAAAGACGTCTTGAAGGAGAGGCATGCTTCCCGAGTTGCACAAGGTACTTGACCTGCTGGAGGATGGCTTCGGCCGTCTCAGTGTGTTGGTAGTTGGCGATGTCATGATTGACCGCTACATTGTGGGCGATGTGGAACGCATCTCGCCGGAAGCGCCTGTTCCAGTTCTGCGGCAGGTTCGTGAGTATTCCCGACCTGGCGGTGCAGCGAACGTTGCCATGAATCTTGCCGGACTTGGTCTGAAGGCGACGCTCGCAGGATTTGTGGGAGATGACAGCGCGGGAAGAGAATTGCGTTCACTCCTTGCAGGATCGGGCATTGACTCCTCAGGTCTCGTTGATTGCGGACTTCCAACCATCGCGAAGACTCGTGTCGTCAGTCGCACGCAGCAGCTGATGCGCATCGACGTCGAAAGCCGCGACGATCACAGCGATAAAGATTGCGATGCACTTCGTGATTTCGCTACGAAGGCCGTCGCCTCTGTCCAGGCGGTCATCCTGTCGGACTACGCAAAAGGCGCGTTGACCAACGGGTTATGCCATGCCGTGATCGAAGCTGCTCGTTCCGCAGGTGTTCCTGTTCTGGTGGACCCCAAGACACGCGATCTGACTAAGTACAGCGGCGCCACCACGATCAGTCCGAATCTGCATGAACTGAGCATGGCAACCGGGGTTTCTGTACACCAGACCGACGCTCTGTTGCAGGCAGGGCGAGATCTGCTGCGCACTCTGCATATGGATTACCTCACGGTCACCATGAGTGAGAAGGGCATTCGCGTAATTCACGCAGACGGCAAAATTGAAGAGATTCATTCGCCCTCACGCGCTCGCGAAGTCTTCGACGTATCGGGTGCTGGCGATACCGTCATCGCGACGCTGGCAGCCGGCCTAGCTGGTGGTCTGCAGGTAGGCACCGCTGTAGACCTCGCGAACATCGCGGCGGGCATCGTTGTTGCGAAGCTGGGAACAGTACCTGTGGCCGCGCATGAGATTGTTGCGGAACTCACTGTTTCTGGTGGCATCACTTCCGGTGAAAAGGTGCTGGATCTCGATCGTGCAGCGGCGCGCATCGCTGAATGGAAGGAATCCGGTGAAACGGTGGTCTTCACCAACGGCTGTTTTGACCTTCTTCATATCGGCCATGTCACTCTGCTGGAAGATTGCCGCCGCTTTGGTTCGAAGTTGGTCGTGGCGATGAATACGGATCGGTCCGTGAGTGAACTGAAGGGACCGACGCGTCCCATCGTGGGCCAGAACGAACGCACACGTGTGATGGCGGCTCTGGGTTGCGTCGACATGGTCGTTCTCTTCGACGAGGAGACGCCCCTGGAAATGATCCGCGCTCTGAAGCCGAATGTTTTGGTGAAGGGTGGAGATTATTCGGTGGAAACGGTCGTCGGCCATGAGGACGTCTTGGCATCGGGCGGACGCGTGGAGATTGTGCCCACGGTGGAAGGCTTCTCCACGACAAATATCGTGAAGAAGATGACAGCCGGCCTCACAAAGTAGCGCTGGAAACTCACAATCAGCGACTGGAGACGTTCGAGGAGTATCGCGAATGGTGCGCTCAGGAAATCTGAGCCACTCTTCCACCCTCATGCAGGCCGACATTCTGGCCGGAATCAGGTATTCTTAAATTGTTCGAGAGGTTAGCTCAGTTGGTAGAGCATCGCCCTTTTAAGGCGCTGGTCCTGGGTTCGAGCCCCAGACCTCTCACCACTCCCGCCTGTTTCTTCCCCGATGTCTTTTCCCAAAATAGTTCGGACGTTCCCGCTCGGGTTCTCTTGCAACTTTAGTGGCAGATACTCCGGTTGACTTGAAATGTTAAGGAACGTAGCCTCTCCTCAAGCAGGTGCATTTCGCACCAGCTGATGTGCAAATCTCGTCCGATTGCCGGGTCGAAATCGGCGACGGCCCGCTGTGGCCGCTTTTGTCATTGCGGCGGTTCTGAGAGTGGCATCGAAGCAGGCAGAGAGAAGCGGAAGCATGGACGATAGCAGCATGAATCCGGCGGAAGACGAGAATCGCACGGAAGCCCCGGAAACTCCGGAAGACGTCGCTGTTCTGTATACGTGGGCAAATGTCCATGGTGGAAAGTATCGAGACTTTTCTGCAGAACGCCGGGAGCACCGGGCCCAGCAGCGCCACCGTATGGTGGAAGCCCAACGTCAGGCCGAGTTGGATGCCGCTCGCACCATGGAAGAGGCGGCCGCTCGGGAGTTGGAGGAGGCGCGCCTCAGAGAGCAGGGCGCAGCCGACGAAACCGACCGCAAGGAAGCGGAAGAGGCTCGCCAGCTTGCCGAGGAGCACGCCAACCGCGAACGCGCGGCCGCTCAGCGTCACGTGGAGACGGCCGAGAACCTGAAGCGAGCAATGGAAGATGCGCAGCGTCAGATGGAAGACGCGCGTCGCCGTGCCGAAGAGCAGGCTGCACGTTACGCAGAAGCCGACGCGCGCTATCGCGACTCCAGGCGCGAATACCTGCCAGGTGAAATCGACGATCCCTACTATTACGCGGGC is a genomic window containing:
- a CDS encoding DUF4254 domain-containing protein, translated to MALLPVPVTLILTCMLHANSTFDPTPEMTHLLDAHAETLRFAEHTASWHVVNSEASDADLLLRLHRSNFDLWHLEDRARDTGATDAVIAQVKREIDQTNQRRNDLVEKVDNALMSALTTVSLPNPESPLHSETPGMILDRLSILSLKIFHTEEETHRQDATEEHRERNRQRLAILQEQSSALAGCLAELWQQVVHGERRFQLYRQMKMYNDPTLNPVLYAAAERSRMPRP
- a CDS encoding glycosyltransferase family 9 protein → MALPSLHLVERAFPMADRRLLTNFPVSGKAPAAAAVLGDSGLIHGYERYTVGTRSPWELLKLVFRIRRFRPNAMVYLMAARGTVTAERDLRFFRTICGIRNVIGIPVTEDMQRCRVDAAGLLEPEASRLARNIGALGEAYLNESASWDMRLSDDEVAAADLLLQPVAHMPCIAVSVGTKVQAKDWGRDNWRALLARVADLYPNHGLVLAGAPEESEASEFAADGWRSVEGAGPVVNLCGKLSPRQSAAAFRRCRVFLGHDSGPMHLAASVQTPCVAIFAARNKPRMWFPFGKHHRVIYHHVDCWGCALETCIEQKRKCLLSITVDEVLAALTATMKVSVAKTS
- the rfaE1 gene encoding D-glycero-beta-D-manno-heptose-7-phosphate kinase — its product is MLPELHKVLDLLEDGFGRLSVLVVGDVMIDRYIVGDVERISPEAPVPVLRQVREYSRPGGAANVAMNLAGLGLKATLAGFVGDDSAGRELRSLLAGSGIDSSGLVDCGLPTIAKTRVVSRTQQLMRIDVESRDDHSDKDCDALRDFATKAVASVQAVILSDYAKGALTNGLCHAVIEAARSAGVPVLVDPKTRDLTKYSGATTISPNLHELSMATGVSVHQTDALLQAGRDLLRTLHMDYLTVTMSEKGIRVIHADGKIEEIHSPSRAREVFDVSGAGDTVIATLAAGLAGGLQVGTAVDLANIAAGIVVAKLGTVPVAAHEIVAELTVSGGITSGEKVLDLDRAAARIAEWKESGETVVFTNGCFDLLHIGHVTLLEDCRRFGSKLVVAMNTDRSVSELKGPTRPIVGQNERTRVMAALGCVDMVVLFDEETPLEMIRALKPNVLVKGGDYSVETVVGHEDVLASGGRVEIVPTVEGFSTTNIVKKMTAGLTK